One genomic segment of Chitinophaga sancti includes these proteins:
- a CDS encoding FecR family protein — translation MSVNPEYIEQLVLDEIAGVITPEDSATLNNLLVKEPEALVIRNDLYKQYSEHPALHDLPRTLSVEKVWEGIRKQRKGYAFLRAAMGIAAAILVIFGSHLLFSPGARKPALAQKELPATNNNIVLRLPGGQEVNLGNSQQKVQIGDLTLQNKEKKLSYVAPSHYGNQMATLVVPQGKDYALTLSDGTEIQLNAATKLSFPFSFDGKTREITVSGEAYVKVAPDAIKPFFVHLPNSTIQVLGTEFNVNTYDIDQERVSLVKGAIKLGTNKDSILLHPGFSVSSSPEGNLHEIPFDAEEILSWRQGIYIFQNANVNDMAKVITRWFGIQVIVDNPMKAHHKFRGSINKNQPIHVFLDGLKFTGQFDYHFDKDSVLHMQ, via the coding sequence ATGTCTGTAAATCCGGAATATATTGAACAATTGGTGTTGGATGAAATTGCAGGGGTCATTACACCGGAAGACAGTGCTACTCTCAATAACCTCCTGGTGAAGGAACCGGAAGCGCTTGTCATTCGTAATGACCTGTACAAACAATATAGCGAACACCCCGCTCTCCACGACCTACCACGTACCCTTTCAGTTGAAAAGGTATGGGAAGGAATACGGAAGCAAAGGAAAGGGTATGCATTCCTCCGGGCAGCAATGGGAATAGCCGCTGCTATACTTGTCATATTTGGATCACATCTACTTTTTTCACCGGGTGCAAGAAAGCCTGCTTTGGCACAAAAAGAGCTGCCTGCAACCAATAATAATATTGTGCTGCGGTTACCAGGTGGCCAGGAGGTAAACCTGGGCAACTCACAGCAAAAAGTTCAGATTGGAGACTTAACCCTCCAAAACAAAGAAAAGAAACTATCCTATGTAGCCCCATCCCACTACGGCAACCAAATGGCTACGCTGGTAGTTCCACAAGGGAAAGATTACGCCCTCACCCTCTCCGATGGAACAGAAATTCAGCTGAATGCGGCTACCAAACTAAGTTTTCCTTTTTCTTTTGATGGTAAAACAAGAGAGATCACCGTTAGTGGGGAAGCTTATGTAAAGGTGGCGCCAGATGCGATCAAACCCTTCTTTGTCCATTTACCTAATAGTACCATCCAGGTGCTGGGCACAGAATTCAATGTGAATACTTACGATATTGACCAGGAACGTGTATCCCTGGTAAAAGGGGCCATTAAATTAGGAACAAATAAAGACTCTATCCTTTTGCACCCGGGTTTTTCCGTTAGCTCTTCTCCGGAAGGTAATCTTCATGAAATACCTTTTGATGCAGAGGAAATACTCTCCTGGCGCCAGGGCATTTATATTTTTCAGAATGCAAATGTCAATGACATGGCAAAGGTTATTACCAGGTGGTTCGGCATCCAGGTAATTGTTGACAACCCTATGAAAGCTCATCATAAATTCAGGGGCTCAATTAATAAGAACCAACCCATACACGTTTTCCTGGATGGTTTAAAATTCACAGGACAGTTTGATTATCATTTTGACAAAGACAGTGTTTTGCATATGCAGTAA